TTGGGGAAGAAACCTTTGCATATTAGTCTCGTGCCATTGCAAAGACCAGAAGATGGGAGTACATTTCGGAGCAAAATGACTGGACTCCCTATTTTCAAGATTAGTTCATGGGGACTCATTCCACCAGGGCACAGCGTGTTTATAAATTCCGTAGGATAGACATTACAATTATCATCAAGCATTGTGTCAAAGCTTCTGTACACAACAGAATCGCCCGGGAACTTCTGAATCAGATCCATATTGATGGAATCAACATCATCATTCATTGGGGTCAAAATTGCCCTAGTTGTAAAGATGTCAGAGCTGAAGTTATTGAGGTCTAACTCAGGGAACATAAGCGTTGTGAGATCTGTGATGGGATCTTTTCCATCTTCCAGAGGTTTTACAACCTCACTTGGCAAGTGGACAAGGCTACTGTCGGGGGTTTGCAGTTCTCCATTACCCAAAGCTAGAAAAAATGCAGAGAAGCTCGGGTCTTCTCTAGCACGTATGTTTTCTGTGAGGCGGAATTTAGTGAGTTTAGGCCACGGGGAAGAACTGACTAAACTGACCGCGGCTGCTTCGCGTTGTGTCCTACGGGGAAGGACTGGGAGAACCTGGCGGAAATCCCCACCAAAAACAATGAGCTTGCCACCAAAAAGTAAATTCTCATCACATAAGTCTCGGAGAAGCATATCCAAGGATTCAACATTCTCTTTACGTGCCATTGAAGCCTCGTCCCATATGATCAAAGTTGTTGCTTGTATCAATGCAGCCAGGCTTCCTTGCTTTGGGACATCGCAGGCGAGGGAAGCTTCAGTATCAATCGGGATTTTGAATCTGGAATGTGTTGTTCTTCCCGAGGGTATGTTAGCTGCAACAATACCCGACGTAGCAGTAGGGAGCATAATTTCACCCATGAGCCGAACTCTGCGTACAAGGCATTGTACAAGAATGTTTTGCCTGTCCCACCAAGGCCATCAATGAAGAATGCGCCAGGCCGTTTATGCTTCACATGATCAATGATGCAGTTGAAAGCATCTTGTTATGCTGGGTTTAACCTGTCACGACATGAAACGCAGTGGTCAGGTATTGGTGCATCAAGTGCGTCAGTGATGTCCCGTGTTCGAGCGACCTCGGCATCCTGAACCTCATTCAAGTAACCCAGACCAAAAGTTTGCAGTGATTTCCCCATTTCTTCCAAACATTGCTCGACTGATCTGACTGTAAGCTGCTTTGCCTTGCTCACGTAATCTGGGAATTGGTGGTTAAAATCTTCGGACATAGCAGCATAGTATTTCAGCCACAACGCATTCGGGTTACTTAGCTGGCAGAAAATCAGCATTGTTGCAAACAGGCGGCGTAGGGCGTACGACATTTGCACCTCGCATGCTTCTGCTAAGCAGAGGTCAACCGCCTCATCCTCTTCAAGTAACTTGCGTTTTAGGGCTGCTTCTTGAAAAGTTGCACATCTGTAACCATCAACTGTCAAGAGATCTTCAAACGACTTAGGGCTAGGCACATGGACAAGCAGTAAGCGCAAAAAATAACGTTCTCCTTCAGAGGGAGCAACAAATGCTAGCCTGCCAATAACCACAGTTTTATTTTTCCTTGCAAACCACTGTTTTAAACTAGCGTCCCAGCGATACTTTTCCGTAAACCTACCATACAGGTAGCCTGTGCCATTCGGTGTAGCTGCATTTGCCTTGAAGAACTCTGTCAGAGAAGTCCGGTGCCGTCTGTCTGATGCAAGCACCGAATCAAGCCTTTCATGAGGCCTGATCTGAACCATTTGCATGTTAGGCAAGTGGACTTGGAGCGGCAAGACGGTTGGATGCATTTCATACAAATCAAAGGAAAAAATCCGCCATGCAGCTTCGCATGGTGAAACCCATCGACCCGACTAGTATTGCTCTATTTCATCAACAGTCCTTTGTTCACCGTCTTGCACAACATTGAACGAGATTCTATCATGGCCCTTGTAGACATATTTGTATAAGAATTTGACTGCCTGGATGCTCGAACAAACCTCGACGTTGATATGGCAGTCAAACAAGGACGACAAGTATGGATTATATGGAATAACCCACCTGTTATCCAAGTTCGCCCTTCGAATGGAAACTGTTTCGCCGGTGTCGCTTCTCTTATACATAGGGAAACAATCAGTATTGTTGGTTGTTTCAGTGCAAAATTGTTTCGGATACCCACTCTTACAACGCACCTTGTTTCCTTTACGCTTCATGCAAGGACAGTGAGAGTTTAATTGGCCATAAGGGCCATGCATCATATGCTTAAGGATGATATTTCTGAGACTTGGGTTATCCAAGGAGGGGATTTCAGCACACACGAACTTGTCATAATCAGCTGgagttttgattttgaaatcCGGTTTGAGTATGATCAGGAAATGTGCATGAGGCAAACCCCGTTTCTGGAACTCGACAACATAGATCAGTGCAGCAACCTCGCCGAACACATGTTTCTGCATGATCTGTTTTTTCAAGGCTAACAATTTTGCCCGGAATATCCGTGACACCAGATCAGGTCAATTCTGGGCATCTTCCCCGACACCAAGTTCTTGTTTGATTTCAGGCCATGCAGGGTTGCAAGTCATGATGACAAACAAGTCTAGTTTCCCATAGCGATGCACAAGAGACATTGCGTTTAGATACCATTTCTTTAGATCCCGAGGACCTCCAATGAAGGTTGGTGGTAGCACAACACGACGCCCCACATTTGCCGCGCTATTTTCACCACTTTCAACAGTGTCAAGAATTCCCTGGTAAAGGTCTGCCCTAATGGTGTCCTGATTTTTTCGGAAGAAGTCAAGGCGGGTGTTTTCAATCTTGACATACATGTCTACAATGTATTGTTGGAAACATCTTCCTGCTCCGAGAAGTAAGTTGTTAGGACGACTTTGGAGCTTGTACGCATAGTACTCTCTTGCAGAGATATGTTTATCCCCTTTAGTGTGTCCTCCACTCGCACCTGAAACAAGGACAACATGTATTCATGATAAGTATCTTCATAGTATAAACCAATATAAGCAATTGTGTTGTCAAAGGAATGAGGTTCAGAACAACATAATGTAAAGGTAAATGTATAACC
This Spinacia oleracea cultivar Varoflay chromosome 6, BTI_SOV_V1, whole genome shotgun sequence DNA region includes the following protein-coding sequences:
- the LOC110804129 gene encoding uncharacterized protein; this translates as MQKHVFGEVAALIYVVEFQKRGLPHAHFLIILKPDFKIKTPADYDKFVCAEIPSLDNPSLRNIILKHMMHGPYGQLNSHCPCMKRKGNKVRCKSGYPKQFCTETTNNTDCFPMYKRSDTGETVSIRRANLDNRWVIPYNPYLSSLFDCHINVEVCSSIQAVKFLYKYVYKGHDRISFNVVQDGEQRTVDEIEQY